A region from the Streptomyces sp. 3214.6 genome encodes:
- a CDS encoding alpha/beta fold hydrolase, with protein sequence MPFVTASDDAQIYYKDWGTGRPVVLSHGWPLNSDSWEAQQLFLATHGYRVIAHDRRGHGRSAQTWNGNEMNTYADDLATLIDTLDLRDATLVGFSTGGGEVARYVGRHGTARLAQVVLVSAVPPFMLRTDDNPGGVPIETFDAIRAGSLADRSQLYHDLADGPFFGNNRPGADVSQGIREAFWRQSLQAGHRGAYECIAAFSATDFRTDLDAIDVPTLVIHGDDDQVVPFEVGGKASAARVKNATLKVYPGAPHGITDTHKEQLSADLLEFLNS encoded by the coding sequence ATGCCCTTCGTCACCGCATCCGACGACGCCCAGATCTACTACAAGGACTGGGGAACGGGCCGCCCCGTCGTCCTCAGCCACGGCTGGCCGCTGAACTCCGACAGCTGGGAGGCCCAGCAGCTGTTCCTGGCCACCCATGGCTACCGCGTCATCGCCCACGACCGGCGCGGCCACGGGCGCTCCGCCCAGACGTGGAACGGCAACGAGATGAACACCTACGCCGACGACCTGGCCACGCTCATCGACACCCTGGACCTGCGGGACGCCACCCTGGTCGGTTTCTCCACCGGCGGCGGCGAGGTCGCCCGCTACGTCGGCCGCCACGGCACCGCCCGGCTCGCCCAGGTCGTGCTCGTCTCCGCGGTCCCGCCGTTCATGCTCAGGACCGACGACAACCCCGGCGGCGTCCCGATCGAGACCTTCGACGCGATCCGGGCCGGATCGCTCGCCGACCGATCGCAGCTCTACCACGACCTGGCCGACGGGCCGTTCTTCGGCAACAACCGGCCCGGTGCCGACGTCTCCCAGGGCATCCGAGAGGCGTTCTGGCGCCAGAGCCTGCAAGCCGGGCACCGGGGCGCCTACGAGTGCATCGCGGCCTTCTCCGCGACCGACTTCCGCACCGACCTGGACGCCATCGACGTGCCCACGCTGGTCATCCACGGCGACGACGACCAGGTCGTGCCCTTCGAGGTCGGGGGCAAGGCGTCGGCCGCCCGCGTCAAGAACGCGACGCTGAAGGTCTACCCGGGCGCCCCGCACGGCATCACCGACACCCACAAGGAGCAGCTCAGCGCCGACCTGCTGGAGTTCCTCAATTCCTGA
- a CDS encoding SRPBCC domain-containing protein, which produces MTPNTIERAILINASRERVWSVLSEPAFLGRWFGNGEPAKIDLRPGGLLVFDHGIHGVIPARIQTVDPPRVLSWRWSQGAAGEEPDDSNATLVEFTLTEDDSTGGTRLTMVESGFAHLGLPADEATDRHRANSQNWPGKLDRLRADCAQTRP; this is translated from the coding sequence GTGACCCCCAACACGATCGAACGTGCCATCTTGATCAATGCCTCCAGGGAACGGGTCTGGTCCGTACTGAGCGAGCCCGCTTTCCTCGGCCGCTGGTTCGGCAATGGAGAGCCGGCCAAGATCGACTTGCGGCCCGGCGGCCTCCTGGTCTTCGACCACGGCATCCACGGCGTCATTCCCGCCCGTATTCAGACAGTCGACCCGCCGCGCGTCCTGTCCTGGCGGTGGTCTCAAGGCGCCGCAGGCGAGGAACCGGACGACTCGAACGCCACTCTGGTCGAGTTCACCCTGACCGAAGACGACTCCACGGGAGGCACCCGACTCACCATGGTCGAGAGCGGTTTCGCGCACCTCGGACTGCCCGCCGACGAGGCCACCGACCGGCATCGCGCCAACAGCCAGAACTGGCCCGGCAAGCTCGACCGACTGCGCGCGGACTGCGCACAGACCAGACCATGA
- a CDS encoding ISAzo13-like element transposase-related protein has translation MGISEGTVEWTISLDAKKKERIGDYHRPGREWHREGGPVQAVRSRDFHAPGTRSFTSSSTPPHTNWTAVQPGWEMAPTLFCGRW, from the coding sequence ATGGGCATATCCGAAGGCACGGTGGAGTGGACGATCTCCCTGGACGCGAAAAAGAAGGAGCGGATCGGCGACTACCACCGACCGGGGCGCGAATGGCACCGCGAAGGCGGGCCAGTGCAGGCTGTCCGTTCCCGCGACTTTCACGCCCCGGGTACCAGGAGCTTCACTTCTTCCTCAACGCCGCCCCACACCAACTGGACCGCAGTGCAGCCAGGTTGGGAAATGGCTCCTACCTTGTTCTGCGGGAGGTGGTGA
- a CDS encoding AAA family ATPase: protein MTEGVPGTVGTEDTRLIVIRGNSASGKSSVAAGLREKFGRNLAIVAQDNLRRIVLRERDRPGGANIGLIDLTARYALDNGYHVVVEGILYADRYGTMLQALVRAHQGLTRCYYLHVPFEETVLRHATKPDAEYLAHVNEGHLRDWYRERDLLPNGLETIIDAAGTLDDTVQQILSESGLDGILPIDR, encoded by the coding sequence GTGACGGAGGGCGTGCCGGGCACGGTGGGAACGGAGGACACGCGCCTCATCGTGATCCGGGGCAACAGCGCCTCGGGGAAGTCGTCCGTCGCGGCCGGTCTGCGCGAGAAGTTCGGCCGCAACCTCGCGATCGTCGCCCAGGACAACCTGCGCAGGATCGTGCTGCGCGAACGCGACCGGCCCGGCGGCGCGAACATCGGCCTGATCGACCTCACCGCCCGCTACGCCCTGGACAACGGCTACCACGTTGTCGTCGAAGGCATCCTCTACGCCGACCGCTACGGCACGATGCTCCAGGCCCTGGTACGCGCCCACCAGGGCCTCACACGGTGCTACTACCTCCACGTGCCCTTCGAGGAGACGGTGCTGCGGCACGCGACGAAACCAGATGCCGAGTACCTTGCCCACGTCAACGAGGGCCACCTACGCGACTGGTACCGAGAGAGGGACCTGCTCCCCAACGGCCTGGAGACCATCATCGACGCGGCCGGCACCCTCGACGACACGGTCCAACAGATCCTCTCCGAGAGCGGCCTGGACGGCATTCTCCCGATCGACCGCTGA
- a CDS encoding MBL fold metallo-hydrolase, whose product MSNLRITHIGGPTTLIETGGWRLLTDPTFDPPGQRYSFGWGTASHKSAGPALATPDLPPIDAVLLSHDQHGDNLDRTGRDVLRTAQTVLTTPAGARRLGRGAHGLAPWTVTRLHSPGRPTITVTATPARHGPPLSRPLTGQVTGFALTWEGQQHGALWISGDTVLYGGVREVAQRLNVGTALLHVGGVRFPITGPVRYTMTAAQAVHLCRLMRPRTAIPVHYEGWHHLHEGRDAIEHELARAPADIRDRFRWLPIGAARDISA is encoded by the coding sequence ATGAGCAACCTGCGTATCACCCACATCGGCGGTCCGACCACCCTCATCGAGACGGGCGGCTGGCGGCTGTTGACCGATCCCACCTTCGACCCGCCCGGACAGCGCTACAGCTTCGGCTGGGGCACTGCCTCCCACAAGTCCGCCGGCCCCGCCCTCGCCACCCCCGACCTGCCGCCGATCGACGCCGTCCTGCTCAGCCATGACCAGCACGGCGACAACCTCGACCGCACCGGACGCGACGTCCTGCGCACCGCCCAGACCGTCCTGACCACCCCGGCCGGCGCCCGCCGCCTCGGCCGGGGGGCTCACGGCCTCGCCCCGTGGACCGTGACCCGCCTGCACTCCCCGGGCCGCCCCACCATCACCGTCACCGCCACCCCAGCCCGCCACGGCCCACCCCTGTCCCGGCCCCTGACCGGACAGGTCACTGGCTTCGCCCTCACCTGGGAAGGCCAGCAGCACGGCGCCCTGTGGATCTCCGGGGACACCGTCCTGTACGGCGGCGTGCGGGAGGTGGCCCAGCGTCTGAACGTGGGCACCGCGCTGCTGCATGTCGGCGGTGTGCGCTTCCCGATCACCGGACCGGTCCGCTACACCATGACCGCCGCCCAGGCCGTGCACCTGTGCCGCCTGATGCGACCCCGTACCGCCATCCCCGTCCACTACGAGGGCTGGCACCACTTGCACGAAGGCCGCGACGCCATCGAGCACGAACTCGCCCGTGCGCCCGCCGACATCCGCGACCGCTTCCGCTGGCTTCCCATCGGAGCCGCCAGGGACATCAGTGCCTGA
- a CDS encoding DUF6042 family protein yields MTENPSVPGPRRDLAMHNDWWASGWEHVLPRQGFPLTMLIGTASQPDFTGSLDELLQELFEGHWDMIGGDLDGALTFSWPDEEGDYEEAPEGHEANEAHRWETFGAMLTAAGYPVPRTVRDLSELYLTWGLARREETPDGTRWSMPAALPLPGDLLPLDADLAKRLDRIRWTLRTGPLVDGLINHLVDDLGEPQEILTSLDRLAAATSQDADDVRIALAELVQSGDAQVQRGQEPADAERLEVHQRFRLVMNWDHFHENRVQLSIKGDDA; encoded by the coding sequence ATGACTGAGAACCCGTCGGTGCCCGGACCGCGCCGGGACCTGGCGATGCACAACGACTGGTGGGCTTCGGGCTGGGAACACGTCTTGCCCCGCCAGGGCTTCCCGCTGACGATGCTGATCGGGACCGCGAGTCAGCCTGACTTCACGGGCTCCCTGGACGAACTCCTGCAGGAGCTCTTCGAAGGCCACTGGGACATGATCGGCGGCGATCTCGACGGCGCGCTCACGTTCTCGTGGCCCGACGAGGAAGGGGACTACGAGGAGGCGCCGGAGGGGCATGAAGCGAACGAGGCACATCGCTGGGAGACGTTCGGCGCCATGCTCACGGCCGCCGGCTACCCGGTGCCCAGGACCGTGCGGGACCTGTCCGAGCTCTACCTGACGTGGGGCCTGGCGCGCCGCGAGGAGACACCGGACGGCACCCGGTGGTCGATGCCCGCAGCGCTGCCGTTGCCTGGTGACCTGCTGCCCCTGGACGCCGACCTCGCCAAGCGGCTCGACCGGATCCGCTGGACATTGCGCACCGGCCCACTCGTCGACGGGCTCATCAACCACTTGGTCGACGATCTGGGCGAACCGCAGGAGATCCTCACTTCCCTGGACCGACTGGCGGCCGCCACCAGCCAGGATGCCGATGATGTCCGCATCGCCCTCGCGGAGCTCGTGCAGTCCGGGGACGCCCAGGTGCAGCGTGGCCAGGAGCCGGCCGACGCGGAACGCCTGGAGGTGCACCAGCGCTTCCGCCTGGTCATGAACTGGGACCACTTCCACGAGAACCGGGTGCAACTGAGCATCAAGGGCGACGACGCGTGA
- a CDS encoding putative immunity protein codes for MAGDESEIALSKQDLREITAFAAACAEVVLAVFEADQPDDSRPRDAIGAAWEFARGGERGKYLRDTAWQALKAAKSADTAAAREAARAAMSAAGAAYLHPLAKATQVKHILGAGAHAARAAELVAGHSPDVGAEHVERAVHRATPVVVEVLKRFPAAPDGGGRVGELIRMLDADIRSLTLPK; via the coding sequence ATGGCAGGGGACGAGAGCGAGATTGCTCTGAGTAAGCAAGACCTTCGTGAGATCACCGCGTTCGCTGCGGCGTGCGCCGAAGTGGTGCTCGCGGTATTCGAGGCCGATCAGCCTGACGACTCGCGGCCTCGAGACGCCATCGGTGCCGCGTGGGAGTTCGCTCGAGGTGGTGAGCGTGGGAAGTATCTGCGCGACACAGCGTGGCAGGCCCTCAAGGCAGCTAAAAGTGCGGACACTGCGGCTGCGCGTGAGGCAGCTCGGGCAGCGATGTCTGCGGCAGGCGCCGCCTACTTGCATCCGCTGGCCAAGGCCACCCAGGTTAAGCACATTCTCGGAGCCGGCGCTCACGCGGCCAGAGCAGCCGAACTAGTTGCTGGCCACAGTCCGGACGTGGGTGCCGAACACGTTGAGCGAGCGGTGCATCGTGCAACACCGGTCGTCGTGGAGGTGCTCAAACGCTTCCCAGCGGCACCAGATGGCGGTGGACGGGTTGGTGAACTGATTCGCATGCTAGACGCTGACATTCGTTCACTCACCCTCCCCAAATGA
- a CDS encoding helix-turn-helix domain-containing protein, producing the protein MLVLDTNDLRVGDRIAAFEAVAAGEGGVSSVQEEETEDAVWKRLELWHLGPLTLFHTQGTGMRISRSLRQARRDAMDTVAINIHRQGAGGFTWADHRQRIGPNSATMHHMPAGYEYWWSGLGSTLALMFDTERLSLPEETIRTSIPTLEHSPIGRLLINHVLGVHRIADQVNMGPEADALASATVELVRAWVVSVAGDDPTRRAVARETLLTRVLAYTRAHLREPDLTPQRIAWVHNISVRTLYRLCDDGGVSLEKWIIRRRLEGARADLAAPRYSHRTIDTIARSWGFTNPAFFSRRFRQTYGTTPSQWRRLSQQGRLLSPPDDL; encoded by the coding sequence GTGCTCGTCCTCGACACAAACGATCTTCGAGTCGGTGACCGGATCGCGGCCTTCGAGGCGGTGGCCGCCGGTGAGGGCGGCGTCTCCTCTGTCCAGGAGGAGGAGACCGAGGACGCGGTCTGGAAACGACTCGAACTCTGGCACCTCGGCCCGCTGACGCTCTTCCACACCCAGGGCACAGGGATGCGCATCTCCCGCTCGCTCCGGCAGGCGCGGCGCGATGCGATGGACACCGTCGCGATCAATATTCACCGCCAGGGAGCCGGCGGTTTCACCTGGGCCGACCACCGGCAGCGCATCGGCCCGAACAGCGCGACCATGCACCACATGCCTGCCGGATACGAGTACTGGTGGTCCGGCCTCGGCAGCACGCTGGCCCTGATGTTCGACACCGAACGCCTCAGCCTGCCCGAAGAGACGATCCGCACCTCCATCCCGACGCTCGAGCACAGCCCCATCGGACGGCTGCTGATCAACCACGTTCTCGGCGTGCACCGCATCGCCGACCAGGTCAACATGGGCCCCGAAGCCGATGCCCTCGCCTCCGCCACCGTGGAACTCGTCCGAGCCTGGGTGGTGTCGGTCGCCGGCGACGACCCCACCCGCCGGGCAGTCGCAAGGGAAACCCTCCTCACCCGGGTCCTGGCCTACACCCGCGCCCATCTGAGGGAACCCGACCTCACCCCCCAGCGGATTGCCTGGGTGCACAACATCTCCGTGCGGACGCTGTACCGGTTGTGCGACGACGGCGGAGTCAGTCTCGAAAAGTGGATCATCCGCCGCCGGCTCGAGGGCGCCCGTGCCGACCTCGCAGCCCCCAGATACTCGCACCGCACGATCGACACCATCGCCCGCAGTTGGGGCTTCACCAACCCCGCCTTCTTCTCCCGCCGCTTCCGCCAGACCTACGGCACCACCCCCAGCCAATGGCGAAGACTCTCCCAGCAGGGCCGACTCCTGTCCCCGCCGGACGATCTCTGA
- a CDS encoding ArsR/SmtB family transcription factor: MTRAAEGEQTPDDVLVALADPIRREVLAVLAREGGATSTSLAASLPITRQAVAKHLAVLDRAGLVHAHRTGREVRYEADLQPLRRTTRWMDTLATQWEHRLNAIKDLAEGATGP; encoded by the coding sequence ATGACCCGCGCCGCCGAGGGCGAACAGACCCCCGATGACGTCCTGGTGGCCCTGGCCGACCCGATCCGCCGAGAGGTCCTGGCCGTCCTTGCCCGCGAAGGCGGCGCGACCTCGACATCCCTGGCGGCAAGCCTCCCCATCACCCGCCAGGCGGTGGCCAAACACCTGGCAGTCCTCGACCGCGCCGGGCTGGTACACGCCCACCGGACCGGACGCGAGGTCCGCTACGAAGCCGACCTGCAACCACTGAGGCGGACGACACGGTGGATGGACACCCTCGCCACCCAGTGGGAACACCGACTCAACGCGATCAAGGATCTGGCGGAGGGGGCCACTGGGCCCTGA
- a CDS encoding alpha/beta fold hydrolase yields MIFSDQRPRRRTVSACLLAAALVAGVGGAVAPVSATTAHTSGPKPTVVLVHGVFADASGWYQTIAALEKAGYPVIAPANPLRDLGGDSAYVSSILDSIDGPVILVGHSYGGEVITNAARGHANVKALVYVAAFAPDLGESALQLAGRFPGSKLREALITRDYPLPDGSTGKDGYVDPAKFREVFAADLPSSQTRLMAAAQRPGSVGGLAGPSGAPAWKDLPSWYVIPTADNVIPAAVQRFMAQRAHSRTVEVKGASHVVMMSRPEIVVRQIQAAHQATR; encoded by the coding sequence ATGATCTTCAGCGATCAGCGGCCTCGCCGCCGTACCGTCAGCGCGTGCCTGCTCGCCGCCGCCCTCGTGGCCGGCGTGGGCGGCGCGGTTGCCCCCGTGTCCGCCACCACGGCGCACACGAGCGGCCCCAAGCCGACCGTCGTCCTCGTCCACGGCGTATTCGCCGACGCCTCCGGCTGGTACCAGACCATCGCCGCGCTAGAGAAGGCCGGCTATCCGGTCATCGCTCCGGCCAACCCGCTGCGCGACCTGGGCGGCGACTCGGCCTACGTTTCCAGCATCCTCGACAGCATCGACGGCCCGGTCATCCTGGTCGGCCACTCCTACGGCGGCGAGGTCATCACCAACGCCGCCCGTGGCCACGCCAACGTCAAGGCCCTCGTCTACGTCGCCGCGTTCGCCCCCGACCTGGGCGAGAGCGCGCTGCAACTGGCCGGCAGGTTCCCCGGCAGCAAGCTGCGGGAAGCTCTGATCACCCGCGACTACCCGCTGCCGGACGGCAGCACCGGCAAGGACGGTTACGTCGACCCGGCGAAGTTCCGCGAGGTGTTCGCCGCCGACCTGCCGTCCTCTCAGACCCGGCTGATGGCGGCCGCGCAACGTCCCGGCAGCGTGGGCGGGTTGGCCGGCCCCAGCGGTGCACCGGCATGGAAGGACCTGCCGTCCTGGTACGTCATCCCCACCGCAGACAACGTCATCCCGGCCGCCGTGCAGCGCTTCATGGCCCAGCGCGCCCACAGCCGCACCGTCGAGGTCAAGGGCGCGTCCCACGTCGTGATGATGTCCCGCCCCGAGATCGTGGTCCGCCAGATCCAGGCTGCCCACCAGGCCACTCGCTGA
- a CDS encoding alpha/beta fold hydrolase, whose product MTTTSSDACLPPAGAVHAPNQVIETRGRRLAYRSIGHGRPLVLCTRFRGNLDTWDPAFLDTLAEQGFRVITFDYSGLGLSTGTPSYNPASLARDAGDLIEALGLDRIVLAGWSIGGIAAQVALTQYPQLISHLVLIGTRPPGPLIKQAEKLFYDISRKPENDLVDEGVLFFEPASKQSLQAARTSHDRIAARTTETSVPVPWRWASEQIADRPRSRIFSADPVLDLLKTTSIPVLHIGGDHDICFPVENWYALSQQLPTLQLLTYPRAGHGPQHQHPQASAHHIATFVASTSE is encoded by the coding sequence GTGACCACGACATCCTCCGACGCGTGCCTTCCACCCGCCGGCGCCGTACATGCCCCCAACCAAGTGATCGAGACCCGCGGCCGCCGCCTCGCCTACAGGTCGATCGGACACGGTCGCCCGCTGGTCCTGTGCACCCGTTTCCGTGGGAACCTCGACACCTGGGACCCGGCCTTCCTGGACACGCTGGCCGAACAGGGTTTCCGCGTCATTACCTTCGACTACAGCGGTCTGGGCCTGTCCACCGGCACTCCCTCGTACAACCCAGCCTCCCTGGCCCGGGACGCAGGTGACCTCATCGAAGCCCTCGGCCTGGACCGAATCGTCCTCGCCGGCTGGTCCATCGGCGGCATCGCCGCGCAAGTCGCCCTCACCCAGTACCCCCAGCTCATCAGTCACCTGGTCCTCATCGGCACAAGGCCGCCCGGCCCCTTGATCAAGCAGGCCGAAAAGCTCTTCTATGACATCTCCCGCAAGCCGGAGAACGACCTCGTCGACGAGGGCGTGCTGTTCTTCGAACCAGCTTCCAAGCAAAGCCTCCAGGCCGCGCGGACCTCGCACGACCGCATCGCCGCACGCACAACCGAGACCAGCGTGCCGGTGCCCTGGCGCTGGGCCAGCGAACAGATCGCCGACAGACCCCGCTCCCGGATATTCTCCGCCGACCCGGTTCTGGACCTACTCAAGACGACCTCCATACCCGTCCTGCACATCGGGGGCGATCACGACATCTGCTTCCCGGTCGAAAACTGGTACGCGCTCAGTCAGCAACTTCCCACGCTCCAGTTGCTCACCTATCCGCGTGCGGGGCACGGCCCGCAACACCAACATCCACAAGCCTCGGCCCACCACATCGCCACCTTCGTCGCTTCCACCAGCGAGTAG
- a CDS encoding alpha/beta hydrolase gives MQPDTIVLVHGFWVTPRAWEGWIAHYQDKGFRVIAPPYPGFEVEVEALNADPTPIETVTVPAIISSLEKVITELDRPPVIMGHSAGGAFTQILLDHGFGAAGVAINSAPTEGVAVVPLSQVRSTFPVLKKPANRHRAVGFDYDHWHYAFTNTFPEDQAHAAYERYHIPAPGSIVWGSALANIHPGHTDTYVDYHNTGRAPLLFCSGENDHLMPPKVQRSNAKHYTAEGTITEVTVFPGRSHLMPAQDGWEEVADYALDWALAHA, from the coding sequence ATGCAACCCGACACCATCGTTCTCGTCCACGGCTTCTGGGTGACACCACGCGCCTGGGAAGGCTGGATCGCCCACTACCAGGACAAGGGCTTCAGGGTCATCGCCCCGCCCTACCCTGGCTTCGAGGTGGAGGTCGAGGCCCTCAACGCCGACCCGACCCCGATCGAGACCGTGACCGTCCCCGCCATCATCTCCAGCCTGGAGAAGGTCATCACCGAGTTGGACCGACCGCCCGTCATCATGGGGCACTCCGCCGGCGGCGCGTTCACCCAGATCCTCCTCGACCACGGCTTCGGCGCTGCCGGAGTGGCGATCAACTCCGCGCCCACCGAAGGCGTGGCCGTCGTACCGCTGTCCCAGGTCCGCTCGACCTTCCCGGTGCTGAAGAAGCCGGCCAACCGCCACCGCGCGGTCGGCTTCGACTACGACCACTGGCACTACGCCTTCACCAACACCTTCCCCGAGGACCAGGCCCACGCCGCCTACGAGCGCTACCACATCCCTGCCCCCGGCAGCATCGTCTGGGGCAGTGCCCTGGCCAACATCCATCCCGGCCACACCGACACCTACGTCGACTACCACAACACGGGCCGGGCGCCGCTGCTGTTCTGTTCGGGTGAGAACGACCACCTCATGCCGCCCAAGGTGCAGCGGTCCAACGCCAAGCACTACACGGCCGAGGGCACCATCACCGAGGTCACGGTGTTCCCCGGCCGCTCCCATCTGATGCCCGCCCAGGACGGCTGGGAAGAGGTCGCCGACTACGCCCTGGACTGGGCCCTCGCTCACGCCTGA